The DNA region GCGGGGCCCTTGCTATGAAATCGACATCAGCGACCTGAAGCATTTCCTTTATTATTAAATCACCGCCATGATCACCGTCAACGAATAATGTGACAGTCCTTGATTTTGAAAGCTCCTTAACAGTCTTTGGCACGCTTGTTCCCTGAACGGCTATTGTGTTCTTTATTCCATACCTTAAGAGGTTTAATACGTCGTTTCTGCCCTCAACAACAATTATTGAATCTGAATCTTCTATTGCAGGCCCTGCAGGCAGATGCTCCTCACCGTATGATATGATCTCCTTTTTCTCAACCTCCTCACGAACCGTCTGTACTATGCTCTCGCTCAGGCTCTTGCCGTTTTCACCCATCTTTCTGTACAGTTCCTCTGCTCGTTTTATTACACGATCCCTTTTGTTTATCCTTACGTCCTCTATGGATTCTATCTCAACCTTTGCCTTGCATGGTCCTATTCTGTCTATTGTTTCGAGTGCTGCGGCAAGTATTGAGCTTTCAACCTGATCCAGACCTGACGGTATAAGAACATAGCCCTCTGTTCTGCCCTTCTTTGTATCTATTTCAACCTCTATTCTGCCTATCTTACCGCTTTTTTGGAGGTCCCTTAGATCGAGCTCATCGCCAAGGAGCCCCTCGGTCTGGCCGAATATGGCCCCAACAACATCAGGTTTTTCAACCACACCATCAGTTACTATTTTTGCCTTTATCATATATTTTGTTATGTTTGGATCGACATTCATAATTTATCACCACTATGCATGATGAATTAATGAAGACTGAATACATCAGCTATCAATAAATTGTTATGCTAAAACAATATATAATCTATTCGTTTAATTTTTATATTTTTATATATATTTTAATTTAAGATGCTTCGATAGATTAAAATAATTCAAATTATTCTATAAAAAGATGATAAAATTTGGTGTTGCCGGTATTCCATTAACAAGCAAGGGCAGAACATACATAGATTCAATAATAGATGTCTTAAATCTTGGTTTGAACTCACTTGAGGTTCAGCTTTTAAGGGTAAATGTAAACGATACGCCTGCTACCGAGTATGCAGGAATGTATCCAAAGGATGTGGAGGATTCAATAATAGTTGATGTGCTAAGACCTGATGAGAATGGAAATTATCAGAGTGTTGGTGTTGAAACCGAGATAGAGGAGGATGATATAGTCCAGGAGCTTTTCTGGAACATGGCAAGAAACTACAACGAGCTTGCAGAGGGCATGGAGCTTGCAAAGGAGCTTGATGTTGATGTATCGATACATGCACCTTACTACATGGACATGCTGTCAGATGATGAAATGGCCGAGAAATCAATAAATCATTTAAAATGGGCCATAATAATAGGAAAGGCCATGGGTGCCAGGCGTGTTATAACACATACAGGTTTCTATCACTCGGGCCGTGAGAGCAGCATGTCAAGGGCCATATCGATATATTCGGATATATTAAAAATGTATCCTGCCGATAAGGGATATCCATACATAGGCGTTGAGGCAACCAGTAAAAGCGATATCTTTGGCACCGTTGAGGAGCTTTTATACCTTGCAAGGGCCGTTAAGGGCATAGAGCCCATTCTAAACTTCCCGCATATACATTCAATAACAAATGGATCATTAATAGAGCCATCAAATTTCAGCGACCTCATTGAAAGGTTTCTGCCTTACGCGCATGGTGATCTATATACAGAATTTGCCGGCGTCGATTATGAAAACGGCAATGAGGTAAAAATAACCGCAATAAAGCATGGTGATCTAAAATTCGAAACCCTTGCGGAGGTTCTTTCAGTCCTTGATAATGATATGACAATTATATCAATGTCCCCGCTTCTTGAGCATGATGCACAGTATATGCAGTTAATGTACATGCGATCCCTGCTGAAAAAATATCAGAAAAAGACGCTAAAGAGGTGATTTAATGGTAAGGGATTATCCAGTTAAAAAAAATATTAAGATTAGCAAGGAATTTATATACGAAACTGTGAAAAATGTTACAGGAAATGCAGAGATTTTAAATGATCACATAAAATCGAGCTATCCTGGCATGAAATCTATGGATCTCTGGACTGATGGAAAGAAGCTCTATGCAGAGACCGAGACTGACAGGGATTACAATAATCCAATGGAAACGATAAAAACGTACAATGAACTAATAGAAAAACTAACAGGATACACTGCAAAGGAGAGAAAGAAGCTATTATCAAAGTAGCGATAAATTAAAATGTAACATTTATATAATGTTACATGCCAAGCCCATTAAGGAAATTGCAGATACCTTTGTATATAATCATAGCGATAGCATCATTATTCTTCTTTGTAATAAGTTCAGATTATTTAATATTTGGAGATACATCAATTGAAAATTCGGTTCATATTGTTATAGGTAGATACTATTATTATTTATTTGCCGTTTCATTGATATTCCTTATATATGGACTCTACGAATCCTATTCAGGCATAAAGGACACAATTGATTTTAACAGGTACATAGGCAGCGAGAGCAAGAAGATGTTCATGGAGCATCTAACCGAGCTTGAGAGGATATCAAAGAGATTTGACGGCTCATATGAGGAAAGACTTGAGGAGGCAAAGAAAAAGTGGAAATTAAAGAGCCTTAAATAGATTTTATTATATTCTTGACGAATTCAGGAAGGTAAAATGATCCTTTTAAAACATCCTCATTGAAATATCTTCCAGGAATGACTTTTTCCTTTCTTTGCATTATTTCAGATTTTGATGCCATGGTAAATGACCAGAGACCGCTTGGATACGTTGGTATAAATGCTATGTAGGTTCTTACGTTGCTAAAGACATCAAGCATTCCTTTGGTGGCCATTTTAAGTGCCTCGGGCTGGTAATATGGTGACCCTGACTGGGTTACTATTATACCATCATCGCTAAGCCTGGCCCTTGCATTTTCATAGAATGATTTATTGAAAAGACCCTCTGCTGGACCAACCGGATCTGTTGAATCTATTATAATTAAATCAAATGATTCGTCTGTATCCTTTACATATTTTATTCCATCCCCTATTATAAGCTCAACGTTTTTATTATTAAATGAATCTGCCAGCTCCGGAAAGTACTTCCTTGATATTTCAACAACGTTCTGGTCTATTTCAACGTTTACAATCCTCTTTATTCCAAGGTCTATAAGCCTCTTGGCAGCACCACCATCACCACCGCCTATTATAAGGGCACTGTCAGATTTTGCGGTGCAATAGTACGGAACCATTGTTATCATCTCGTGGTAAATGTACTCATCCTTTTCCGTCAGCTGAACGGTGCCATCTATAGATAGAAGCTTTCCGAAATCGTATGTATTGAAAAGGTCTATTCTCTGATAATCTGTCTTAACCGATAGAAGCTGATCCTGAACCCTAAAGGACAGCTGCAGATTATCTGAATACCTCTCTGAAAACC from Picrophilus oshimae DSM 9789 includes:
- the dnaG gene encoding DNA primase DnaG, encoding MNVDPNITKYMIKAKIVTDGVVEKPDVVGAIFGQTEGLLGDELDLRDLQKSGKIGRIEVEIDTKKGRTEGYVLIPSGLDQVESSILAAALETIDRIGPCKAKVEIESIEDVRINKRDRVIKRAEELYRKMGENGKSLSESIVQTVREEVEKKEIISYGEEHLPAGPAIEDSDSIIVVEGRNDVLNLLRYGIKNTIAVQGTSVPKTVKELSKSRTVTLFVDGDHGGDLIIKEMLQVADVDFIARAPPGTEVEELTYKQIIKALKYKTPVEQYLETHGMIEELKEWSSRNTKELEERQGNELKNERPEKINENEESEKNVELKEGSVQKLETVPEFDPSSPESIKFKLKQLYESRELELFDGQSSVGKFPVSDAIEKIESMHGDLLITGGIISQRLLDIAYNIGVKAIYGFKIGNITKKPDDIKVVAWDHI
- a CDS encoding TIM barrel protein, giving the protein MIKFGVAGIPLTSKGRTYIDSIIDVLNLGLNSLEVQLLRVNVNDTPATEYAGMYPKDVEDSIIVDVLRPDENGNYQSVGVETEIEEDDIVQELFWNMARNYNELAEGMELAKELDVDVSIHAPYYMDMLSDDEMAEKSINHLKWAIIIGKAMGARRVITHTGFYHSGRESSMSRAISIYSDILKMYPADKGYPYIGVEATSKSDIFGTVEELLYLARAVKGIEPILNFPHIHSITNGSLIEPSNFSDLIERFLPYAHGDLYTEFAGVDYENGNEVKITAIKHGDLKFETLAEVLSVLDNDMTIISMSPLLEHDAQYMQLMYMRSLLKKYQKKTLKR
- a CDS encoding DUF5611 family protein, encoding MVRDYPVKKNIKISKEFIYETVKNVTGNAEILNDHIKSSYPGMKSMDLWTDGKKLYAETETDRDYNNPMETIKTYNELIEKLTGYTAKERKKLLSK
- a CDS encoding DUF3198 domain-containing protein gives rise to the protein MPSPLRKLQIPLYIIIAIASLFFFVISSDYLIFGDTSIENSVHIVIGRYYYYLFAVSLIFLIYGLYESYSGIKDTIDFNRYIGSESKKMFMEHLTELERISKRFDGSYEERLEEAKKKWKLKSLK
- the speE gene encoding polyamine aminopropyltransferase produces the protein MRLIENWFSERYSDNLQLSFRVQDQLLSVKTDYQRIDLFNTYDFGKLLSIDGTVQLTEKDEYIYHEMITMVPYYCTAKSDSALIIGGGDGGAAKRLIDLGIKRIVNVEIDQNVVEISRKYFPELADSFNNKNVELIIGDGIKYVKDTDESFDLIIIDSTDPVGPAEGLFNKSFYENARARLSDDGIIVTQSGSPYYQPEALKMATKGMLDVFSNVRTYIAFIPTYPSGLWSFTMASKSEIMQRKEKVIPGRYFNEDVLKGSFYLPEFVKNIIKSI